TCGAGACGGCCTGGATCATTTTCGAGCCGTGCTTGATCATGCCGTTGCGTTCGACCTCGGTGCCGACCATGAAGCCGGTGGTGTTGTTGAGGAAGCAGAGCGGCACATTGGCCTGGTCGCAGAGCTGGATGAACTGGCCGGTCTTGGCGGCACCGTCGGGATCGATGGGGCCGTTGTTGCCGATGAAGCCGCAGGGATGGCCGAAGACGTTGCCCTGGGCGTTGATGGTGGCGTGGCCGTAATCGGGCTTGAAGTCGAGGAATTCGGAGCCGTCGGTGATGCGCGCCACCACCTCGCGCACGTCGTAGGGCTTGCGCTGGTCGACGGGCACGACGCCGGCGATCTCGTCCGCGTCGCAGCTCGGCGGGTGGAAATCCACCGCCTCGCGGCGCGGGCAGTTGTCGTTCCAATCCAAGCGCGCCATCAGCTCGCGGGCCAGCAGGATGCCGTGGGCGTCGTCCTCGGCCATGTACTCGACCAGGCCCGAGACCGTGGCGTGCATCTCGGTGCCGCCGAGGTCCTCCTCGTTGGCCTCCTCGCCGGTGGCCGCCTTCAAGAGCGCCGGGCCGGCCAGGAAGGCCCGGCCCCGGCCCTTGACCCCGATGACGTAATCGCTCATGCCCGGCATGTAGGCGCCGCCGGCCGTCGAGGGGCCGTGCAGTACCACCAGCGTGGGCAGGCCGGCGGCACTAAGTTCCGCCAGATGGCAGAACATGGTGCCGCCCATCAGCCAGTCCTCGACGCGGAACTTCATGAGGTTGGCCCCGGCGCTTTCCACCAGGTGGATGAAGGGAAGCTTCTGGGCCAGCGCGATCTCCTGGCAGCGCAGCGTCTTCTTCAGGCTCGACGTGGTCATGGCGCCGGCATTGATGCCGCTGTCGTCGACCATGATCATCGAGCGCGCCCCCGAGACGAAGCCGATGCCGGCGATCATGGAGCCGCCGGGGATGGTCTTCTGTGGATCGTCGGTATCGCGCAAGTACCCCGTCATGTTGCCGATTTCCAGAAACGGCATGCCGGGGTCGAGAAGCCGGGTCAGGCGCTCGCGCGGCGTCAACTGGCCGCGTTCCTCGAAGCGCGGCCGGCGGCGCTCCGAGGCCCCGACGGCGCGGCCGTTGAGTGCTTCGAGTTCTTCGATCAGGGCCATCATCTCGGCCCGGTTGGCGGCGAATTCCTGGGATGCCGCCTGGGCTCTCGATTGGTACACGGTCATGGATACTTCCCCTTGGTCTTGAAAGCGCTACGTTCAGGCTGCGGCCCATGATCCCCTGCGGCGGCGAAGCGATGGGCATTGCGCCGCCCGGCGAGATCGAAGGCCTCGGTTAGCGAAAGCCGGGCTATGTCGTCGCGTTCACCCGCCCAATCGGCGAAAGCCTCGGCCGAGACGAAAAACCGCACGTGATGACAGAAGACGCC
This Alphaproteobacteria bacterium DNA region includes the following protein-coding sequences:
- a CDS encoding carboxyl transferase domain-containing protein codes for the protein MTVYQSRAQAASQEFAANRAEMMALIEELEALNGRAVGASERRRPRFEERGQLTPRERLTRLLDPGMPFLEIGNMTGYLRDTDDPQKTIPGGSMIAGIGFVSGARSMIMVDDSGINAGAMTTSSLKKTLRCQEIALAQKLPFIHLVESAGANLMKFRVEDWLMGGTMFCHLAELSAAGLPTLVVLHGPSTAGGAYMPGMSDYVIGVKGRGRAFLAGPALLKAATGEEANEEDLGGTEMHATVSGLVEYMAEDDAHGILLARELMARLDWNDNCPRREAVDFHPPSCDADEIAGVVPVDQRKPYDVREVVARITDGSEFLDFKPDYGHATINAQGNVFGHPCGFIGNNGPIDPDGAAKTGQFIQLCDQANVPLCFLNNTTGFMVGTEVERNGMIKHGSKMIQAVSNARVPRFTFMVGASYAAGNYGMCGRGYDPDFLFTWPNARIGLMGGEQAARTMSIVMAAAAERRGTKADAGALAEQEKEIIAHFDSQASALYTSGLLLDDGVIDPRDTRRVLGFLLDTCWEARHREVKPNSFGVARM